accattgcTTACCCTGACAGAAATACTAAAACCACctataaattaatctaatttaaatcTGATCAAATGTATAACCATCAACTTACATGAAATAAAGGGGACTGAGGAACATACTAATTTATACCACAAGCTTCTCATCAGAATTCAGactttttgagaaattttataggaaaaattacatgaattctttaaaaaaagatggagaatggatttaagaaatttaaaatgattaagagACATATCAATTACAACATAAGAATCTTATTTAAATATCAATTcaagtaaataatttttgagaacCAAGCATATCACCAGGCTGGTGGCACATCTCTGTAATTCGagcgccttgggaggctgaggcaggaggatcctaagttaaaagccaacctcagcaatttagcaaggccctaagcaattagtgacgtcctgtctcaaaaataatacataaaaaggactggagatgtggctcagtggttaagcacccctgggttcaatctcaaatacaaaaaacaaacaagtcaaTAGGGAAATGTGGACAATTAGATACTTggtattgttgttttttaaaaagtgtgacaATGTCAGGCCTGGTGGCATAGGCCAGTAATCCCAGGACCTTGAGAGGCTTAAAcatgaggattacaaatttgaagccagctttggcaatttagcagaccctcagcaatttttagcaagagaccctgtctcaaaaataaaaaaggacagagGATGTGGTAAAATGCCTGTGGATTctatccccaatacaaaaaaaaaaaaaattggtgtgaCAATGATactgtgcttttattttaaagaagaaccaGCCTTCAACCTTTAGAGATAATAAAACAAAGTAGTTACCAATGAAATGATAAAAACGGACATAAATATGCACCAAACAGTTGGTTCCTGGAATAGGGCAGGGGCATAGAGGAAACAAGACTGGGCCATGAATTACTCATGGGGAATCACTGGTATAGAAGCTCCATCAAAGTAGGTATTTCATgtgcttccacatatgagaaagcAGGCACTGCTTTTCTCCCTTTGTATATTCTACATCCATTGATAGCATCTTCATCATCCTTGCTTATCATCTATCTTCCAACCACCTgcatattttctcctatttttttttttaatcgtgGTTAATGCCACCCAGTATCTCAGCTAAACACTTAACAATTAACCTGGTTTGGGctgggtggtgcacacctgtaaacccaacTACtccagaggttgaagcaggaagatcacaagttccagtcaacttagtgagaccctgtcttgaaaaacataaaagggggttgggattgtggctcagcgatagagctcgcctagcacgtgcgaggccctgggttcgatcctcagcaccacattaaaaaataataataagtaaacaaaataaagatattgttcccaactacaactaaaatatatatattaaaaaatatatataaagggctggagatttagctcctcagtggtagcacacccctgggtttaatcacccaCCATCAATTAAGCCAACCATGTTGATATTAATTAAAACGAGGCATAAATTCCTAGTACTTAAAGTCTCACACAACTTTAGAAAGCAAATTCAAAAAATAGTCGTAGATGTTAACAATAATTTAATTGGTGAGTAAGCAGGTATTGGTGAGACCAAATGTCTCCGGAAAAATGAGCATGGCCTAGGCAGAGATTGCTCTTAGCGTTGGACTCCCTAAACTAGCTCTACAAGGATTGGAAATGACTCCCTGTCCTCTCTCTACACTGGTGTGATACCTTCCCTTATACAACAACAGTCTTTCCTATACCTTCTCTCAACCCAAACAAGTGATGCATCATCATCTAagacctttatttctttctcattagCCCTTGAAAAGCAAATAGCAGAGTTCTTGGTTCCAACTCTCATAAATGCGTGACAGAAATCGGTTAGAAGGTAGTCACCCACGCGATGCAGACTCTGTTTATATTTCTTAGTTTGCAACAGAAATATAGTGCtttaaatttcttagaaaaagTTGAGACTTTGCTTCTTCAGCTGTCTCCACTCCAGAGGCCCGCGCCTTCCCTCCATTCTGCCATTAGGTGGCAGCAGGCTCACTGATGTTGGAAACTTCTAGGCAGGGAGCCGACTGCCCCGAACCATGACGTCACCAAATCCCGGTGTTGATTGGTTTTTTCTCGGCTGATCTGGAGGAGGAGCCAGTGGCAGAACCGGAAGCGTTGAGTAAGGCGAGTTCAGCTTCCCAAGACTGGGCTTGCGCATTCAGGACGCCGACCTGACTTTAAAAAGGGCAGCTGCAGCTCCTCCTCTGGCCTGAGGAGGCAGACCCTCCTTCTACTTGACTGAGGGAGGAATCAGATTGAGGGGTCACATTGATAAAGGCCGGGCAATACGGAGGGGAGGAGTCACCTTGAGAGGAGGGGTCACAATGACTGGTGGAGTCACCCAGAGAGGTCTCACTGAGTGGGAGGAACACAGAGGAGGGGGTGCAGCACTGAGGGATTCTGATATACACTGATGGTGGCACTGTCTTTCTAAGGAAAGGGGAGGGGTCTCAGAGGGAAAACGGTCTTTGAAGGGGTGGGATCTTGCTGAGGGGCAGGCGCTCGCGGAAGGAGGGGCTTCCCGGCAGGTGGAGGCTTCACTTAATAGAGGGTCATTTGGACAAAGAGGGAGGTCCAGGCTGGGTGGCCACTGAGCGGAAGCACTGGAATCTGAACTTTATTTCGGGGAGGTGGGATGGAGTGAGGAGGAATCGGGCCAAGCCAGGGATGGGCCAGCCAGGGGCTCTCTATAGTCCTGGCGTGTCACTAACGCCCGAGGAGAAGGTAGAAGGCGTTAGGGACTCCAGACATTTAGTGTGTAGGGGTCGAAAAACCTGGGAAATGGACAGTCGGAGCTGGAGCGCAGGCCGGAAAGGTGGACGGGTTGCTGGGCTGCTTACGATTATGGCTGGGCCTGAGGGGTCTGATTATCTGCCATGCTGATCCATGGAGCCCAGGTGAAGGCTTCCTGAACCTATTCCTCCACGGACGTGACCCGAGGGAGAAGAAAGGATTTTCAGGGCAGCTCAAAGACGTTTGGGCAGTCCGCCCTTAATTCCCTATTTAAACCCGGGCCTGAACTCAATTGACCCCGGCACCCCAGGCACGCTCACCTAGAGTGTCGCTGCCAAGGACGGAGGTTGCGTACCTGGGGGGGCGTGGCCGCTGCCGGAGGCCGGGCTCCAAGGAGTTAAGCGCAGCCGGGCCCAGCCCCGCCCCTGGCAGGCCGCGAGCCTGATCCCCGGCGGCGAAGCGGAGCAGCCGCCGCCCGCCGCCTCCGCCTGCGGGGagcccgcccgcccgccggctCCCGGGAGCGCCGCTGCCACCACCGCCCGGCCCAGGCCTAGGCCCTGCGCAGAGCCGAGCCGAGCGGAGCGGCGTCGACCCGGGCCCAGCTAGCTGGCGCGGCGGGGGCGGGCCCAGGATCTTGGGCTGGTCTTCCATTCTCCCGGCGGGAGCGGGAGTCCCGGCACCCCTGATCGGGCAGGCCCGCTCCCATGGCGAGCGCGGCCTGCCCGGGCCCCGGGGACCCTGCCATGTAAGCCAGGCCCGGGCTGGGGGCCCGGCCATGGCCGGGGAACGGCCCCCACTGCGGGGCCCTGGGCCCGGGCCGGGAGAGGCGCCGGGGGAGGGGCTGCCTGGGCCGGGGGCTGCAGGCGGAGGCCCGGGCCGGGGCCGCCCCTCCTCCTATCGAGCTCTCCGCAGCGCTGTGTCCAGCCTGGCGCGTGTGGACGATTTCCACTGCGCCGAGAAGATCGGGGCCGGCTTCTTCTCTGAGGTCTATAAGGTAAGACCCGCGGAAAGCACAGAGGGGCGGGACCGAGCCTTCAACCAGAGGCTGGAACTTGGGGGCTGGCCCCCAGGGTAGAGATCCCGGACTCCGGCAACCCACCCAATCTGTCCGACACTCACCGGCCCCTACTGCCCCCAGGTTCGGCACCGACAGTCAGGGCAAGTCATGGTGCTGAAGATGAACAAGCTCCCCAGTAACCGGGGCAATACACTACGGGAGGTGCAGCTGATGAACCGGCTCAGGCACCCTAACATCCTAAGGTGAGCGACTCCAGCCTCTTCCTGGGCACCTTGCTGGgctggagggaaaggggaagaaccAGTGCGAAAAGTGGGAACTAAGGAGGGGCCGGGTCTCTTACAGCCTGCCCTCCTATCCTCCCCATCTTCTTCCAGGTTCATGGGGGTCTGTGTGCACCAGGGACAGCTGCACGCTCTTACAGAGGTGAGGATAGGTTAAGAAAGGGGAACCCACcttcaccactaccaccatcaccaagGGGAAAGGGATCAATGTGCTTGCTGAATCTACGTAGAATAAGGAGAGGCATAGGACCGCTTCGTAGAATAAGGAGAGGCATAGGACCGCTTCCCAGGGGAAGGTCCTTGAACTTCCCTGTGGATAAACCACATATAGGAAGCCTCATCTGGTCTCATTCCCTGTGTCCTCTAGAACACAGCAGTCCCATAAACTTTATgcagtgatgaaaatgttctgtgtGTACTGTCCAGTACAGTAGCCACCAGCTACTCTGAGgcgggctgggggggggggtgctacATCATGGGAAATGTCGCTGGTGTGAATGAGGAACTAAATGtttaattgtatttaaatttaataactcAAATAGTTTCACATGGCTAACAACAACTGCATTGGACAGGGCAGCCCTAGAACATGAATGGAGGCCCTTAGAGCACAGATGCACACTTCTGACTTTTGTGATCCTCCTTAATATCCCCTGGATGATAAGTGGGAGACCTAGAATGCAGGCTGAGACCTTGACACTCATTCTCCTTCCCCTATGCCCCAGTATATGAATGGGGGAACCCTAGAACAGCTGCTCAGCTCTCCTGAGCCCCTATCCTGGCCAGTCAGGCTCCGCCTAGCTCTGGATATTGCCCGAGGCCTGCGGTACCTGCATGCTAAAGGTGTATTCCACCGAGACCTCACATCCAAGGTAGGCTGGCAAGGTGGGTGGAGGCATGACTATTAGGTTATAATGTATTAGGCCCGATGGATGTTGGAATGTGGATAATAGATATATTAGGATATTAGGGTGGCAAGGTATTGGGGAATCCCGGGGTCCTAGGGTGAGAGGCTCTGAAGGACTGATAACTATCACACTGTTTAAAGTGTTGGACAATATTGCAATATTGGGGTGCACTGGAGAACTGGGAGAAAGGGTGGGGTTATGCTGGAGTGACagagctttggggtatatatattgaGAGACCAGAGAGCAAAAGGTGATAAGTGTGTGAGGATGCCTATATGTGTGTATCAGAACTGTCTGGTCCGACGGGAAGACCGAGGCTTCACGGCCGTGGTCGGTGATTTCGGACTGGCTGAAAAGATTCCTGTGTATAGGTAAAGTAAATACTCTATTCCCCCACAAGCCTCCCAGAGGTCTCCTCTTGAAGTGAAGCCCCCAGGGACATTTCCCTTGGGGTGGGGAGGGTCCTCACTTTATATCTTTTTGCCTGGGGAAAATGCCTGAGTGGATGTTTCTGACTATCCCGCCCCCGCCCCTGCAGGGAAGGGGCAAGGAAGGAGCCATTGGCTGTGGTGGGTTCCCCATACTGGATGGCTCCAGAGGTGTTGAGGGGTGAGCTGTATGATGAGAAGGTAAGACATTAACTGATCAGAGCCCCAAGGGCCTTCAGAGACTCTTGAGATGCTCTCATAAGGCCCCATCCCATCCAAAATTCTACCAGATATTCAAGATTCCCCAAATCCCCCATGCCCTCACTATCACCCTCCCCACACATGAAAATTGTCAAGACTGCCTCCCCAAATCCTGACCTAGTCCTACAAAATTCTGAAGTAAAAACTGTCAGTTGTCCCCCTGACATTATTGTCTCATTATTATCTACCCATAGGCTGATGTCTTTGCCTTCGGGATTGTCCTCTGTGAGCTTATCGCCCGAGTACCTGCAGATCCCGACTACCTACCCCGTACAGAGGTGAACATCTCTAGGTTTGAAACAGAGGGAGACTCCAGACTAAGATGGCCCACAATCAAGGAGGGTTCCCTGGAGGTAGAGGACCTCATAGAGGGGCGGGAGGAAAACCCAAGGAAGGGTGACTTAGAGGCCCTGCTTGTATCCTCAGGACTTCGGCCTGGATGTGCCTGCTTTCCGAACCCTGGTAGGGGATGACTGCCCACTGCCTTTCCTGCTCCTGGCCATCCATTGCTGCAGCGTAAGagcctctctttccctctcagcCCCCCTTCCCCCATCTATGAGCTGATGACTGCTCTAAGGGTCTCCAGTGATAGGAAGAAAACTCAGGAACCCCATAAACCACCTATGTCTACCCACtagatggaacccagcacccggGCCCCCTTTACTGAGATCACTCAGCACTTAGAATGGATCCTTGAACAGCTGCCTGAGCCAGCACTTCTTACCAGGACTCCCCTGATACACAATCAAGGTAAGTAAAGCCAGGtgtgtggtgcacgcctgtaattccagcaactcaagaggctgaggcaggaggatctcaagtttgaggcaactcagtgagactctcagcaacttaacaagaccctgtttcaaaataaaaagtaaaaagggctggggatgtagctcaatggtaatgGGTCcgtggattcaattcctagtacccaaaaaaaaaaaaaaaaaccaatcaggGTAAGTGAGCATGACCTTGACCCAATAAAAGTTCAAAATTCAAGGGAGTTATTTAAGGTTAAGTGGATTTAATAATAGTTTGAGAACACTAGGAGTTGGTGTGGGCTGGGGAGAGAGGACAACTCAGAAGATGGTTTTCTAATGCTAGAGCCCAAGGgagaagaggtaaaaaaaaaaaaaggtgggtagGGGTGACATTTCCTCTTTCCAAGAGCACCCTGTGTGACTCCTTTTTCTAATGAAGCACTCAGAAGCTAGGATCAAATGCTAAGAATGGTGATCACAGACTTCTCTGTCTATAGGGTCTATTCCAAGAGGTGGTCCCTCTGCCACGCTTCCAAGACCAGACCCCCGGCTCTCCCGAAGCCGGTCAGACCTCTTCCTGCCCCCATCACCAGAATCACCCCCCAACTGGGGGGACAATCTGACACGAGTCAACCCCTTCTCACTACGGGAAGATCTCAAGGGTGGCAAGATCAAGCTCCTGGACACACCCAACAAGCCGGTCACGCCTCTGCCCCTTGTTCCACCATCACCACTGCCCTCTACTCAGCTGCCCTTGGTGACTACTCCAGAGGCCCTGGTCCAACCTGGGACACCTGCCAGACGCTGCCGCTCACTACCCTCATCCCCTGAACTCCCTCGACGTATGGAGACTGCACTGCCAGGTCCTGGCCCTCCTGCTATGGGTCCCTCAGCTGAAGAAAAGATGGAGTGTGAAGGCAGCAGCCCTGAGCCAGAACCCCCAGGACCAGCTCCCCAGCTGCCCCTGGTGGTGGCCACAGACAACTTTATCAGCACTtgctcctcagcctcccagccctGGTCCCCTAGATCAGGACCTCCCCTCAACAACAACCCCCCAGCTGTGGTGGTGAACTCCCCACAAGGCTGGGCGGGGGAGCCCTGGAACAGGGCTCAGCATAGCTTGCCCCGGGCAGCAGCCCTGGAGAGGACAGAACCCTCGCCACCCCCTTCAGCTCCCCGGGAGCCGGAGGAGGGGCTGCCCTGTCCTGGCTGCTGCCTTGGCCCTTTCAGCTTTGGTTTCCTGTCCATgtgcccccgccccaccccagctGTCGCCCGCTACCGCAACCTGAACTGTGAGGCGGGCAGTCTCCTCTGCCACCGAGGGCACCACGCCAAGCCACCCACGCCCAGCCTGCAGCTGCCTGGGGCACGCTCTTAGCAGTGGGGCCTGTGATCTCAGGCCTCCAACTTTGGCCTTCAGGACACCCTGTAAGGATAGAGCACACTTGCTGGACAATGCCAGCCCCAGATGGGCTGACTGGCTCTTCTCCCCGTAGGGGAGCCTCAGCATGGACTCAAGGGACAGAGCACTTCCTATCCAACCCCTGGGCTCACTCTCCCACGGGGATCACTGAACCAGACACAGCATTGCTGACACACGAGACTAACACgtgcaaattatttaaaaatatttcaataaaaactgCCTGGCTGGCTCCGGGCCGCCCCATCCACTCAGCCCTTGCGCCCTGCTCCCCCCACCCATTTCCAGTATGGGAGGTTCTTGAGGGGGGTCAAAGTCCCTTCTAGAGGCTTCTTTATCCTCTTCCCAGGATCAGTCCAATTTCTGGGACAGGTTTTCAAGCAGGCTGGCTAGAAGTGTCAGGTGTGGATCAGTCCTTAGTTGGCAATGCCCACACTCAGGGGGTGCCTGGGGATGACAATCTTGGATGTGCAGGCCACAGGTTAGGGATCAGAGTCACAAGCTCTTATTAGCATGAGTGTCTGGAAGGGTAAAGCATCAGTGAGTTCCACAGTTGACTGTTACCAAACCTTCATCCACCTTTTGCTATCTTTTCCCCAACTCTCTTAACAGCCACATCACCAGACTTTCTGCCCAACCTACCCTTACATAAGCAGACCAAGTGATCAGAGGCTGAGGATGTCTAACCCAGGAACAAGTTTCCCCTCTGTCCCGTCCCTGGACTCCCATGCCTCAGCCCCATCTCTCATGCTTACCCCATTCATTGCAAAGAATGATCCCCGTCTGGAAACCTGAAAGATGACTGCTCacagatgaagggaagggaactTGTACATGTCTCTGACTGTATATTCCACCATGAATATCTTTTTTGTATCTTGTTGCATCTTGAGTTTAAGGACAAGATTTAGAATGATTAGAAGTGGGAAATGCTCTGGACCCCTTCTAATCCATCCTACCATCTCTCATCTATGCATAAAACTTAGCCTATGTCCATATCTGGGCATGGTTCAGAGGCAGATTTCTAGACTCCAGCTACAAAAGGCTCTAAGTCCAGGGCAGAAAAAAATTACccaaatcttaaaaatgaaaactccaGATAGAGAACATAAGGATGTCCTTAGGTGTGATTCAAAGCTATTCCACTGCTCCCTTGTTCACTTCCCCAAGTGGTCTGGACTGAGAAAGTATGACCCCAGTTTGGGCAGCCTTGTCAAGGGATGGGGAGTCAGAATGCCGGTGTGAAGCCCTAGCTAAATTCTCAGCTTCTCCCTCTGAAAGAT
This portion of the Ictidomys tridecemlineatus isolate mIctTri1 chromosome 4, mIctTri1.hap1, whole genome shotgun sequence genome encodes:
- the Tesk1 gene encoding dual specificity testis-specific protein kinase 1; the protein is MAGERPPLRGPGPGPGEAPGEGLPGPGAAGGGPGRGRPSSYRALRSAVSSLARVDDFHCAEKIGAGFFSEVYKVRHRQSGQVMVLKMNKLPSNRGNTLREVQLMNRLRHPNILRFMGVCVHQGQLHALTEYMNGGTLEQLLSSPEPLSWPVRLRLALDIARGLRYLHAKGVFHRDLTSKNCLVRREDRGFTAVVGDFGLAEKIPVYREGARKEPLAVVGSPYWMAPEVLRGELYDEKADVFAFGIVLCELIARVPADPDYLPRTEDFGLDVPAFRTLVGDDCPLPFLLLAIHCCSMEPSTRAPFTEITQHLEWILEQLPEPALLTRTPLIHNQGSIPRGGPSATLPRPDPRLSRSRSDLFLPPSPESPPNWGDNLTRVNPFSLREDLKGGKIKLLDTPNKPVTPLPLVPPSPLPSTQLPLVTTPEALVQPGTPARRCRSLPSSPELPRRMETALPGPGPPAMGPSAEEKMECEGSSPEPEPPGPAPQLPLVVATDNFISTCSSASQPWSPRSGPPLNNNPPAVVVNSPQGWAGEPWNRAQHSLPRAAALERTEPSPPPSAPREPEEGLPCPGCCLGPFSFGFLSMCPRPTPAVARYRNLNCEAGSLLCHRGHHAKPPTPSLQLPGARS